One Natator depressus isolate rNatDep1 chromosome 13, rNatDep2.hap1, whole genome shotgun sequence genomic region harbors:
- the ACTR5 gene encoding actin-related protein 5, with the protein MAAAGLVFPFRDARWLPDPVLGPRPAVRTPQPVPLVIDNGSFQARAGWACPDPEVPGEPLLRFRSLAARSRGARGGAGAETQVGNDLGSPEPLRWLLRSPFDRNVPVQLELQELLFDHIFQRLGVSSQGCVDHPIVLTEAVCNPLYSRQMMSELLFECYQVPKVSYGVDSMYSFHHNRRQDWPCNSLIVSSGYQCTHVLPVLEGRLDAKNCKRINLGGCQAAVYLQRLLQLKYPGHFAAITLSRMEEILHEHSYIAEDYLEELQKWRSPEYYESNVHKMQLPFSSKLLGSTLTSEEKQERRQQQLRRLQELNARRREEKLQLDQERLDRLLYVQELLEDGQMDQFHKGLVELNMDSAEELQSYIHKLSLAIEQTKQKILQAEVSIEVDVVDSKPETLDLDPLGSEQSLEDVESIHEFEPLFAEEQPEVEKPVTTVEPVFNLAEYHQLFLGTERIRVPEILFQPSLIGEEQAGIAETMQYVLDRYPKEQQALLVQNVFLTGGNTMYPGLKARIQKELLEMRPFQSSFQVHLASNPILDAWYGARDWALEYVNHEEGWITRKDYEEKGGEYLKEHCASNVCVPIRLPKQAPRTTEALAPTKVLAASVSNPCDLA; encoded by the exons ATGGCGGCGGCGGGCCTGGTGTTTCCGTTCCGCGATGCCCGCTGGCTGCCGGACCCGGTGCTGGGGCCCCGCCCGGCCGTGCGCACGCCGCAGCCCGTGCCGCTAGTGATCGATAACGGCTCGTTCCAGGCGCGGGCGGGCTGGGCCTGTCCGGACCCCGAGGTGCCCGGGGAGCCGCTGCTCCGATTCCGCTCGCTAGCGGCCCGCAGCCGGGGGGCCCGGGGCGGGGCTGGCGCCGAGACCCAGGTGGGCAACGACCTGGGCAGCCCCGAGCCGCTGCGCTGGCTCCTGCGCTCGCCCTTCGACCGCAACGTGCCCgtgcagctggagctgcaggagctgctgtTCGACCACATCTTCCAGCGCCTGGGCGTCTCCTCGCAG GGTTGTGTTGACCATCCAATCGTTTTAACAGAAGCAGTGTGCAATCCTCTGTATTCGAGGCAAATGATGTCAGAGCTCCTGTTTGAATGTTACCAGGTCCCAAAGGTTTCATATGGAGTGGACAGCATGTACAGCTTCCACCACAACAGAAGGCAGGACTGGCCTTGCAACAGTCTGATAGTGTCTTCTGGTTATCAGTGCACGCACGTTTTGCCAGTCTTAGAGGGCAG ATTGGATGCTAAAAACTGCAAACGTATCAATCTTGGCGGATGCCAGGCAGCTGTGTACCTTCAGCGCCTTCTGCAGCTGAAATACCCTGGGCATTTTGCTGCCATCACTCTCAGCCGCATGGAGGAAATACTGCATGAACACAGCTATATTGCAGAGGATTATCTAGAAG AGCTGCAGAAGTGGAGGTCGCCTGAGTACTACGAGAGCAACGTGCACAAGATGCAGCTGCCCTTCTCCAGCAAACTCCTCGGTAGCACCCTGACATcagaggagaagcaggagaggcggcagcagcagctaCGTAGGCTCCAAGAGCTTAATGCACGCCGGCGGGAGGAGAAACTGCAGCTTGACCAAGAGAGGCTGGACAGGTTGCTCTACGTGCAG GAACTGCTAGAAGATGGTCAGATGGATCAGTTTCACAAAGGTTTGGTTGAACTGAACATGGACTCTGCCGAGGAACTGCAGTCATACATCCACAAGCTGAGTCTGGCCATCGAACAAACCAAACAGAAGATCCTACAGGCAGAAGTCAGCATTGAAGTGGATGTTGTGGATAGCAAACCAGAG ACCCTGGACCTGGACCCTTTGGGCAGTGAACAGTCCCTGGAGGATGTGGAAAGCATTCATGAGTTTGAGCCTTTGTTTGCTGAGGAACAGCCTGAAGTTGAGAAGCCAGTTACCACCGTGGAG CCCGTGTTTAACCTGGCAGAATACCACCAGCTTTTTCTTGGTACGGAGAGAATCAGGGTTCCAGAAATTCTCTTCCAACCCTCTCTGATAGGAGAAGAGCAGGCGGGCATAGCAGAAACCATGCAATACGTCCTGGACAG GTATCCAAAGGAGCAACAGGCTTTACTTGTCCAGAATGTCTTCCTCACTGGTGGAAATACAATGTACCCTGGACTGAAAGCCAGAATCCAGAAGGAGCTACTTGAAATGAGGCCATTCCAGTCTTCTTTTCAG GTTCACCTTGCTTCCAATCCCATTCTGGATGCTTGGTATGGAGCTAGGGATTGGGCACTGGAATATGTGAACCATGAAGAAGGCTGGATAACCAGAAAAGATTATGAAGAAAAAGGGGGCGAATACCTCAAGGAGCACTGTGCTTCAAATGTCTGTGTCCCCATTCGCCTTCCAAAACAGGCTCCACGGACAACTGAAGCTCTAGCACCCACCAAAGTACTGGCGGCTAGTGTAAGCAATCCTTGTGACCTGGCATAG